The genomic interval CAAGGAAATATACTACAATGAGTTGACAAGCTTGCTTATTAATTAAAGTTTATGTGCAGGAACAGAAGATAATGTATTGAGAAAGTCATCCCAATCCTCCACAGATTAACTATAACATTTTGAATACTTTTCATCTGCTTGATTGGGGTTAGATTGAATAAAGAACAAATTTCGAAAGGGAAGCTTTCATGATTACTCAATTATGCAATTATGTTATTTCAAGATAATTTTTGTGGTAAAACAGGACGAACAATTCAGTTCAATTGAGATCTTCAAGtgcaaaaatgttttatacgctctgcttttaaaaaataaataaaagccttAATTTCACTTTATTATGAATGGAGAGTAGTGCTTTACTGTTTTTCGGTGAGGACACCGGTTGCCACCCTGCACTTCTGCTGAAGGGCAGAAGAGGCTCGGGTGTGAGACTGCAGCACTGTGCGCAGTGACCGGCTGCATCCACTGGGGGAGGACCGAGCACCGCCTGCACGCGCTGCGGTACATGAACGACTTTCTCACCGAGCCTCTCCatcgtcacacacacacacacacacacacacacacacacacacacacacacacacacacacacacacacacacacacacacacacacacaagcgcgcgcgcacacacacacaatgggaaGGATACCGGAGTATAGGTAGGGCTACGGCGGTAGACAGACAGATGTGTGATGCTCAAACTCAACCAGGGGGCCGTTTCCCCTTGCCTGCGTGACGGTAAACTTTTACACACCCTCGCATCTTCTCTTCACGATCGCTCGGGGCTGCCATTGATGCCAACTCCAcacctgcttcttttttttctttaatgattATTGCTGCCAGGGAACCAGGAGCGATGCAGCAGAAACGGAGGCTGAAGTGGCGATAGATCCTGTTGAATTGAGACACAAGACGTCGAGACGCAGCCAAAAAAAGTGTCCTCCTCAGTGTGCGTCAGAGCACGGATGTCTGTTGTGGATGATATGCTCGCTGCTTGGATACCACAGAGGGGATTTGTGATATTACCCTCCAAAATCAAGACGGGATTTTGGGCAACAGCGAAGAACTGCATCCTCACCTAGCctaccttctcctcctcctcctcctcctcctccagcagatTTATCTGAAGGGGGGCAGAGGCGATGTTGTTTGGCCCCTTTAGACATGTAAGTATACATAATAATATAAAGGGAGGCAGTTCCAACGTGCAGAATTTCGTGCGTAATAGCTTTTCTAAACAGAAATGCCTCCTAATGCATCCATTTCCGTAATCTGCACACTCTAGGAACAATCATTGCAACGACATCAACGATGCAAAGGATAAAAATACTGTGCAGAATTAAGTTTTACCGCCCCTTTCTGCAAGAAAATGCGTAAAATCCTGGACAATGCAGACGCCAAAACAACGAGCATCGATATGAACACATCATATTATTTGTCTGATTTCTTGTTTTGCCTTAACCAACTGcagttttctcttctcttctcctcacagctccacagagcgtcAAAGGATTTATGAAGTGGTTCAGATTCGCCGGAGCCTTGTAACATAACAGCAaagaatctgttttttttttttttcatctcatcaCATAAAATGGCAACCAGGAGTGACCACGGAGGATCAAAAAACGCATTTGGGCGCAAGCCGCACTCGTGGAGGATTTAACCACCTGATGGGCACCGGAGTAagcgaggaggagagactgTTTTGGTGTCGCTTGTTGACTCGGTGATTTATGATGCTGAGCAAATAAAAGAGACGCTGCAAGTTTGCCACAGAGCGTCTGCGTAACAGGCTATGCCACCGGGCCTCACGGATTTTGGATACGGTAATGATGTCATGAAGTATTACAGGCCTGTGCCTAAAGGAAACATATCTCCTGCCATGTAAGTAGCCACATGGGCTGCACTCATGGACCTGAatgaggtgtgtttgtttttgtgacatTCTCATATTAACTACTGATTGGTGGAACCGGTTGAtgcctcattttctctctcctcgCGCTTTTATGAGCTGCAACTTTTCTCCTCTGGCCTGCGTCCACGTCGCCCTGAGGCGGTCACTGTAGCTCTCACGGATCGAACCGCTCATTGACTCAAACATGGAGTTTGCTATGGTGGGCGCGGACGGCGGCAGCCACATGCCTTACGGGTATGCCCAAGCTCGCGCACGGGAGAGGGAGCGCGAAAGAGAGCGCCAGGTAGCCCAGACGAGAGCCGCGGCTGCTGCAGCCGCTGCCGAAGGAGGCTCCGGTgcggagggaggaggaggcggcaGTGGAGGTGGAAATAGTGGTGGTGGCGGCTGCGGCAGCAATGGGgggtccacctcctcctcctcctcctcctcctcgagCGCTCATCTCCTTAACAACCGCCAGCATCAGTCTCGcgccgcctcctcctccacgAACGCCAACATCAGCAGCAGCGGTACCGCCTCgcgcccctcctcctcctcctcaacctcctccacctcctcctcctcgcagCACCAGCAGGAGCCCGAGCAACAACAGAGAGTTCTCAGAGAGCGGAAAAAGCAGCGCGGCGTCGGACGCTGGAGACGCAGCCGGACGCAGACTCTCGGCGGTGACCTGCGCCAGTCGGAGCTGAGGCTGCTCGGATCCGAGGAGGACATCATGATACAGGAGGAAGACGAGACTGAAGGTgccgaggaagaggaggaggaggagggggaggaggaggaggggggccgGGGAAGCAAGAGGTCGAGTTTTCTGTGTAACatggatgatgaagaggagacgGTGTCGCTCACGGACAGGCGCCCTCAGTCCGGGTACGAAAACATTTACAGCGAGTGCTGCTGCGAGAGAGTTGTCATCAACGTGTCGGGGCTGAAGTTTGAAACTCAGCTCAAGACTCTCACTCAGTTCCCAGACACGCTCCTGGGAGACCCCGACAAGAGAATCAGGTACTTTGACCCGCTGAGGAACGAATACTTCTTCGACCGGAACAGACCGAGTTTTGACGCCATTCTGTACTTTTACCAGTCAGGGGGGCGGTTGAAAAGACCCGTCAATGTCCCGTTTGATATATTCTCCGAGGAAGTGAAGTTTTATGAACTCGGGGACGAAGCGATACTAAAGTTCCGTGAGGATGAAGGTTTtgtaaaagaggaggaaaagccTCTGCCGGAGGACGAGTTCAAGCGCCAAATTTGGCTGCTTTTTGAGTATCCAGAGAGCTCGAGCCCTGCCCGGGGAATAGCGGTGGTGTCTGTGCTGGTTATAGTTATTTCCATTGTTATTTTCTGCCTGGAGACGCTGCCGGAGTTCAGGGATGAAAAAGAGTATCTACAGCCACGAGTCAACTCCACTCAGCCAGACCACGGATTTACTCCTTTCAACGACCCGTTTTTCATCGTGGAGACGGTCTGCATCATCTGGTTCTCCTTTGAGATTATAGTCCGCTTCTTTGCAAGTCCGAGCAAACCCGCTTTCTTCAAAAACATTATGAACTCTATAGACATTGTTTCCATTTTGCCTTATTTCATAACTCTCGGCACGGACCTGGCACAGCACCAAGGCAAAGGGGAGCAGGCGATGAGCTTTGCCATCCTGAGAATAATCCGCCTTGTAAGAGTGTTTCGCATCTTCAAACTTTCCAGGCACTCAAAGGGGCTGCAGATCCTGGGTCATACCCTGCGCGCCAGCATGAGGGAGCTGGCCCTCCTCATTTTCTTCCTGGTCATTGGAGTCATCCTCTTCTCCAGCGCGGTCTACTTCGCCGAGGCAGACGAGCCTACATCTCAGTTCACGAGCATCCCGGACGCGTTCTGGTGGGCCGTGGTGACCATGACAACGGTGGGTTACGGTGACATGAAGCCCATCACAGTCGGGGGGAAGATAGTGGGCTCCCTGTGCGCGATCGCTGGTGTGTTAACCATCGCGCTCCCGGTGCCAGTCATAGTGTCCAACTTTAACTACTTTTACCACAGGGAGACGGACAACGAGGACCAGACGCCGGCGGTAGAAAGCATGCCCCCGGGCTGCCCCTACTTCCCGGACTTCTTGAGGAAATTCAAAGGCTCACCCTCGGGCTCCTCGCTGGGTGACAAAGCGGAGTATatggagatggaggagggggtGACGGAGTCACTTTGCGGGCTGGACAAGAGCCCGAGTAAAGGAAACGGAACAGACATAGGAAGGAGAAACAGTACTAACTCAAAATCCATTCAGACTGACGTGTGATCAAAGTAGAATTTCGTTGTTGTctttttaagtgaaatacgCCCCATAAAAGACACTGCACGAGCAGGTGGTCCCCCAACACAAGTTTTACGCACGCCTCAGACCatacactctcactcacactcataGGCCACTAATTGGCAGGTTAGAATATTTCTTTCTCCTcagatcacaacaaaagttTCTCCCGAATCCTCTCCACGCCGAGGTGCAATTAAGGCCAATACTCACCTAAATGGGTTGATTAATTAAGTCATTTAACCTTTCCGTGCTTCCAAATCTGACGATAAATCGAAATTCTCGACAGGACAGGCTATGCATACGCACTTTATGGGTTTCATCTGTCAATAACAGAAAGGGTAGACATGATCGTTTTGCTGATATGcaataaagatacattttgtttGCACTAATGTAGAATCTGCGCAGGGTTAGGctggtttttattttagagaCAGAAACTGTAGGCCATGCAAATGGCAACAATTTGGTCCTCCTCTGACCACTTAGCTGAAGAATGTTTGACTAACTTCCTCACAGAGAGCAAACTAAGGTTATGAACAACCTCTTTCATGTTTTGCCAATAAAAATTGGACCTCAGTAAAGGAAAAGTCGAAGACAGATAAAGAaaacttttattaatgttccAACATTTATTATAAACAAAACGCTCATTGATAATACGACATAGCATTTAGAAGTCATCAAATAAAGCAGGGCTAGAGTTATTTCTATGAAATCTACACAAACATGCGTTTCCACAACAGGCCAAAAAAAAGCCTTGTGTTGTCGAGCCACCATGAGAGCTAAGCACAGGAATCATTCAGAGTCAAACGTGGCTGGAGAAATGACTCGCCTCGCCAGGTTTTGTATGGACAGGCTTGGGGCCTTGGCGACAACAGTTTCCCCAGCTTCATAGAAACAACCTCAAACAGACAATATCCCTTTACAAGGACGCAGATGGAAAGCTATAGCAAAaatgactctgttgtggaaaCTCCTCCGAGGGGAGTTTGCGAGCAACTTCCTCTCCTGTCCGCTGGACTTCGTGcacaaaatgttactttttttcctcaagaGGACTATGATTATCTCCGAGCTCAGATGATGGTCGGGATGTGGATGTCTTCCAAGGTATGTAGCCTGCagtttgtgtgtgacagtgatTTTTATGCAGTGATGATGAAAACAACTCGCAGTGTCACTGTGTGGGCCAATAATGCTCCTGAAAATATGGAGGAATATCAGAGAGatgataaatacaacaaataaaacactcactACTAACTATttctaaatataaaacaaactgaGTAATATTTCTGTCTCTGACATTTGTTTTTCCCTTGGACCAAACAGCGATGCATGATTGCGCGTGCGTAATAGTGCGTAAAATACTGTGGGTAGACGCCCGCTCGTTTCAGTCATCATGTGATCGATTAACGTTTCTCCTGTACAGCCTGCAAGACACAGTGAGGTCTAAGATACAACAACTACAAAAACATATCAATCATAATATCTGTAATTATCTGTTAAAGGGTACATTGGGACAGAACTTTAAATTG from Notolabrus celidotus isolate fNotCel1 chromosome 3, fNotCel1.pri, whole genome shotgun sequence carries:
- the kcna4 gene encoding potassium voltage-gated channel subfamily A member 1: MEFAMVGADGGSHMPYGYAQARARERERERERQVAQTRAAAAAAAAEGGSGAEGGGGGSGGGNSGGGGCGSNGGSTSSSSSSSSSAHLLNNRQHQSRAASSSTNANISSSGTASRPSSSSSTSSTSSSSQHQQEPEQQQRVLRERKKQRGVGRWRRSRTQTLGGDLRQSELRLLGSEEDIMIQEEDETEGAEEEEEEEGEEEEGGRGSKRSSFLCNMDDEEETVSLTDRRPQSGYENIYSECCCERVVINVSGLKFETQLKTLTQFPDTLLGDPDKRIRYFDPLRNEYFFDRNRPSFDAILYFYQSGGRLKRPVNVPFDIFSEEVKFYELGDEAILKFREDEGFVKEEEKPLPEDEFKRQIWLLFEYPESSSPARGIAVVSVLVIVISIVIFCLETLPEFRDEKEYLQPRVNSTQPDHGFTPFNDPFFIVETVCIIWFSFEIIVRFFASPSKPAFFKNIMNSIDIVSILPYFITLGTDLAQHQGKGEQAMSFAILRIIRLVRVFRIFKLSRHSKGLQILGHTLRASMRELALLIFFLVIGVILFSSAVYFAEADEPTSQFTSIPDAFWWAVVTMTTVGYGDMKPITVGGKIVGSLCAIAGVLTIALPVPVIVSNFNYFYHRETDNEDQTPAVESMPPGCPYFPDFLRKFKGSPSGSSLGDKAEYMEMEEGVTESLCGLDKSPSKGNGTDIGRRNSTNSKSIQTDV